Part of the Catalinimonas alkaloidigena genome is shown below.
TATCCAGCTAAAGTACTGATATTAAAATTATACGAATTATTAAAATAATTATATTCTTACACTAATGATTTTTCCTCAATATCAGCGCCCTTGAATATTAGCTCTCTGCAAACAGCTTTTATTTAATATAATATGGGTGAATTTTATTTGTACAAGCATGTAAAAATTGTAACTCAAAGTCCTGGCAATGCACGTGTTCAACAGCTTTTTAAAAAAAAATTATTTAGAAAAAAAGGAATTAATTTACTAAAGCGTAGCTATTATTTAGCTTCAATTTCATTAATAGTGATAAACTATCTGTACAATTTCACAATTCTCAACGCACCTATCATTAGAATAAAATTACGATAAAACTATATTTTGCATTATTATTTTTATTTAGTTAACTTAAAATAAAGAATTTAATTCTTTAATATCATTACAACTGATGCTTTGATTGTAGCAAATAAATAATTTATAAGCATGTTTTTGGAAATATTTTTTCGGTATACTTTTTTTTTCAGCTGCAACGAATGTTAGGTATAAAATATAACAACTATGGATTTAAGTGATTTAAGGTTAGTATCGTACAAGCAGAGAGTCAAGATGTTAAGAGAAAAAGGTAATTACCTTGCCACCAGGACATTAGAAAATTACTACATTAAGCTTTACACAATCAAAGGGGTTTATTTTGAAGTTTGGTCTTCCAGCCACCTGCCCTGGCAAAACATAGTGAAAGTAAAAGTTTTTAAAGACCAAAAAATGCTAAAACCTTATCTTCCGGAGATTTACTTTGCCGAGAATAAACTGGTATTATAACCTTTAAAAGTCTACGCTTACTTTTTTTCTTTTTTTCCAATCTCCTCTTTTGAACCACACAAAAGCAAAAATGGCAGCGATGAGGTTAGAAACCGGAAACGCCCACCATATACCATCATAAGATAGCTCCGTATTGTGGGATAATAAATATGCCAGAGGAAACCTTATGATCCATAAGGATAAAATAGATACTAAAAGCGATGCTAAAGTGAAACCAGCTCCATTGAAAACACCGTTAATGACCTGCTGAATACCCAAAAGGCCAAAGCTCGGAGCCATAATTTTGATAAACAAGGCACCGTTTTCAATTACCTGAGTCTCACCTGGCACAAAGAAAGCTGTAAGGGGTTTGGCAATTAAGAACAGTACAAACCCAACGATAGTCAAACCAAAAAAAGCCACTTTAACACTGAGTATTCCCACATCATCAGCCTTGTTGATACGATTAGCGCCAACATATTGTCCTACTAATGTGGTCGTAGCCGCAGACAAACCAAGCGCAGGAATAATGACAAAGCTAAGTATGCGTGCTCCAATTCCATAAGATGCTACTACAATGCTGCCAAATCCTGTTACCAGGGTAACCAGCATCGTTAATCCTAAAGCTCTGGTGGACATTTCCAGGCTTGATGGAATGCCAATTCTTATCAGCTCTTTAGACCAGTTGAGGTTAAATTTAAAGTCGCTCCAGTGAAGTTGTATACCAAATTTCCCATTTGATAATATCAGGATTCCCATCAAGGCTGAAAGCCCCTGCGTCAAAACGCTTGCCATTGCCGCACCTGATACGCCCATAGGTGGCAGGGGCCCCCAACCATAAATGAATAGTGGGTCCAGGAATAAATTTAATATCACAGTAGAAAGAACCACATAAGTTGGTATCACTACATTTCCAATACCTCTCATGAGCGACTGGAACACAAAAAATAGAAACAAAAAAATGAAACCTATGGAAGAAACCTTAAAGTAACTTACAGCTTCAGTCAACACCTCTCCTTTTGCCCCTATAATTATCATAAGTGGCTTAGAGATAAAATATCCTAATAATGCTAATAGAATAGATATAAAAAAGAGTACAAAGAAAGTTTGAGCACTTGAGTAATCTACCATCCGCTGGTTCTCCATCCCTTTATATTGGGCTACCATGATGGAACCTCCCAAAGTCAGCCCAATGCCCAGAGAGATGATAAGAAATAGCACCGGAAAGCTCAATGAGACAGCGGCAACAGCATTGGCACCTAACCTCCCTAACCAAAAAGTATCTATTAATTGATAAGCCGTTTGAAGAATATTGGCTAAAACGATCGGACCTGATAATTTTAAAAGTGATATTAATGTATCTTTCTGACTATCAGTGTGAAAAAATTTCATCAGTAAAACTAAAAATTAGTAGCGTTAAAGAAAGCAGACTTATCTTAATATCTTATATTTTCAAATTGCTAATATCAACTATAACATACCTTTAAATGAGGCCCTATCAATTGTCGTAAAAACTACTTACTTGGCAAGGGTTTATTAACGAAATAGTCACAAAAGCGCTCTACCTACTCAAGCTTGAATTAGCTAATAGAAAGATGTCAGGTCTAAGAAATATATAAATTAAAGATTGATGAGAATATAAAATTAGGGGGTATGGTTATCGTAAACTATTGACAATAAAGCTTTCTGAGATCAATCAGAAGGTTTTATTTTATTTTTCTAAAATGGTAAATTCTACTCTTCTATTTTTCTGCCTTTCTTCCTCAATGGCATTGCTGGCAATAGGTTTTGTACCCCCATAGCCTTTTTCCTGAATACGCTCACTCTTGATACCCTGCTCCACTAAATATCTTTTTACTGCCTCTGCCCTTTCCTGTGATAGTATCAAATTGAGATCAGGGCGCCCCCTGTTATCGGTATGGCCAGAGACTTCAATTACTACATTGGGGTTTTCATTTAAAAATTCTACAACCTCGTCAAGTGTTTCAGAGGAACCACTAAGCATTTCAGAAGTTCCCCTGTCAAATAATACATTTTCTAAATTTACTGTCGTACCCACTTCAATAGGAGATAGTGAAAAGTTTCTGACGATAATATCCGAATTATCTATGGGTGCCTTCTGACTCAGGAGTATTTTATCTTTTTTTCTAATAAAACCATCAGCTTCAACTGAAACTTCATAGTCCTGTTCTGCAACAAGGTTTACAGTAAAAAATCCATCATCATCAACACTACTGCTTTGGTTTAGTGAAAAATCATTTTTGAGCGAAGTCAGGATTATTTCAGCATTGATAATTTCACCAGTTTTCTGATTCATTACCTGTCCTCTAAACTCCACAAGATTCGTATCTTCCTCTTCTTCAGCTTCACTGGTCGCTACTTCAGTTGTGGCTACTTCCTCTGGCTCATCTTCAATAGTAACATCTTCTTCAGGAATTTCAGGAATATCTGCCACCTCTTCTAACATTTCTACTTCTTCCGGTATGACCCGGACGCGATTCAAATCACCCAGCCCATCACTGTTTTGGGTAGAAGAAAGGTAAGCATATTCACTTTCAGTAGGCAAATAATAGTATAGCTCTGTGCCTTCTGTATTTACCCTTGCGCCTAAATTCTTGGGATTTGACCATTTGTTCCAGCCTTCTCCCAGCCTGACCGACATAAAAATATCTCTACTGCCAAAGCCTTCGTATCCATTGCTGGCAAAAAATAATGTCTTCCCATCGGGAGCCAGATAAGGCGTCATTTCCTGATAGGGCGTGTTAATGTCACTTCCAAGATTTTTAGGTTCAGACCAGCTGCCATCACCTTGTCTAAACAAAACATAAAGGTCTTCCGCTCCTTTGGTATCATAAGATTGCAGTGTAAGCACCATGATCTGACCACTACTGTGAAGACTAGCGCTTAGATGCTCTGACTTAGTATAGAAATATGGAATCTTAAGTGCTTTGGGTTTACTCCATGAGCCTCCTTCTTTTCTGGCATATGAAACCCCTTGCGTCATGGGCTTTTTATCATTGTCCAGATAATGTCCTACCAGATATACTTTATTACCTCCCTCAGCAAAACCGACTATGCTGTTAAAAAACTGATTGTTTAATGCGCGTTCATTTTTAGGTTCAGACCAGCTGCCATCCGCCTGTTTCTGGCTGGACCAGATATCTCCTGAGTCACGGCTCTTACCTTCATTTTCGGCGTGGTTTTGACGTACAAAATATAGCGTTTGGCCATCAGGACTCAAAATTGGATTTTGTTCATTGGCCTGAGAGTTAATAGGTAGCTTTTCTAATTCATTTTGAGCATTAACGTGTATACATACAAGTACGAATGCAGAAAATATCCAATACTTCATAAGTGTCATTTTTGATAAGGTACCAGTCAATACAAGCTTATTTGTGTCTTTCCTCTAGTACCTCAATAATATCAACTAGGCTAAAGCCTTTTGCCTCTAATAAAACAAGATAGTGAAAGAGTAAGTCAGCAGCTTCGTTCTTAAACAATTCTGCATTATCATCCTTGGCTTCAATAACCAGCTCTACAGCCTCCTCTCCTACTTTCTGGGCTATTTTATTAATTCCCTTCAGGAAAAGTGAAGCTGTATACGATGGAGTATCTTTATTGCTCAAGGCATCCTGATGTCTGCTGTTGATAATTTCCAGCAGTTGGTTGATAAATGCTAAGTTTTTCTCAGTAAGTTTATTATTACGCATAAGTCAGACTGTAAGTCTCATTGGAATCTGGTGTCCTACCAGATAGTTTTTAAGTTCTGGTACTGGTATTTCTTTGTAATGAAATATACTCGCTGCCAGGGCAGCATCGGCTCTGCCCAAGGTAAACACATCTACAAAATGGGCCTTAGTACCGGCTCCTCCTGAGGCAATGATAGGAATGCTGAGTTCAGATGAAAGCTGCCCGGTAAGAGCATTGGCAAAACCCGCTTTGGTACCATCATGGTCCATAGAGGTAAGTAAAATTTCACCCGCACCTCTTTCCTGCACCTCATGGGCCCAGGCAAATGTCTCTAAGCTGGTTGGTGTCCTTCCTCCGTGGGTATGTACAACATGCTTTCCGTCTACAAAGCGAGTGTCAATGGCAACGACTATGCATTGGTTACCGAAATTTGCTGCCAGTTCGTTAACGAGCTCAGGACGTTTTACCGCGGCTGAGTTTACCGACACTTTATCAGCACCAGCATTAAGCATCGCGGCAACATCTTCCACTGAACTGATACCGCCACCCACAGTAAATGGTATATTGACCTGCTCAGCTACCTTTCTTACCAGTTCAACCAATGTTTTTCTTTTCTCAACTGTAGCTGTTATGTCCAGAAAAACCAGTTCATCCGCTCCTTCTTCAGCATATATTTTCGCGAGTTCTACCGGATCACCGGCATCTCTTAATTCTACGAAATTTACTCCCTTTACCGTACGACCATCCTTTACATCCAGGCAGGGTATGATTCTTTTTGATAACATGAATTTTTATTAAAAGCCTGTATAGCATCAAAATCTAACAAACGTAGATATAACGCTAAGGTAATTGCTTTATGAAAATGAGTGAACAAAAACTATAAAAAAGGCTTTAAATCTTTCAAAGAGATATGCCCTTCATAAATTGCCTTCCCTATGATCACTCCGTGTACACTAATTTCTTTCAGGCGATGTAAATCTTCAATACCAGATACACCACCACTGGCTATCAGTTTTACTTTTGGGGCTACTGCTAATATTTCCTCATAAAGCTCAATGGATGTACCCTGTAACACTCCATCCTTAGCTACATCGGTACAGATTACATATTCAACACCTTGCTCATGATAATCTTTGATAAACTCAAGAATATCGTTTGTCGTGGATTCCTGCCATCCTCCGATGGCTATTTTTCTATCTTTCGCATCCGCTCCTAAAATGATTTTGTCTGCCCCATAATTTTTTAACCAACTTATAAAAGTTTCCGGTTCTCTGATGGCAATGCTTCCTCCGGTAACCTGCTGTGCGCCCATTTCAAAAACTATCTTGAGATCAGCGTCAGACTGTACCCCACCTCCAAAATCAACTTTCAGTGAGGTATGCCGAGTGATTTGCTCCAACACAGGATAGTTAATGACTTTCTTCGCTTTGGCACCATCCAAATCTACCAGGTGTAGTCTTTTAATACCATGGTCTTCAAACTTCTTCGCAACTTCTAATGGATTAGTGTGATACTCTTTTTTTTGAGCATAGTCACCTTGTGTTAAACGTACGCACTTTCCGTCAATAATATCAATCGCGGGTATGATTTCCATAATATTTATAAGGCTAGAAAGTTTTTAAGAATTACTTCTCCATCCTTTCCACTCTTTTCAGGGTGAGCCTGTATCGCATAAAAATTATCTTTTTCCATCACCGCGCTGAAAGGTAGAATATAATTGGTTTCTCCTACGGTATCATCACCTACTTCTGCATAATAACTGTGCACATAGTACAGATAAGCATCATCCCTGAGGTTTTCTAAAAGCATCCCTTTTTTTGTCTCCAGCGTGTTCCAGCCAATATGCGGGACTTTGTCTTTTGGCGGAAATTTCTTCACTTTCTCCTTAAAGATACCCAGGCAGGGGGTATTTCCTTCTTCAGAATGAGAACACATGAGCTGCAATCCAATACAAATACCGAGCACCGGCTGCTTAAGATTAACAATGAGTTCATCCAGTTTTTTACTTTTCAAGTAACGAATCGCTGAACTTGCCTCTCCCTGCCCCGGAAATATCACTTTGTCTGCATGCTGGATGTACTCAGTATCATCGGTAAGTACAGGCTCTATTCCAAATCGTTGTAACGCATAGATTACCGACTGCACATTGCCCGCATTATATTTTATGATGGCTATTTTCATCTCTGTTTAAAATTCCTGGAATAAGCGATTTCCCATTCTTATAAAATGATTCCCAATAAATAATAGGTCCGCCAACTACTTCATTCAGCTCATAACTATATGATCAGGCTGATTGAAATATTTAAAGGGGAAATACTTTCCATAGTTGTACAAGAAAGAACCAGCAAATTAAAAAGCTAACTGCACTAAACCAACTTAAATCATTTATATAGCTTGTACTTAGCAAGAGTGACACTAAGCATAACAGAAGTTTGTTTGATAGCTATACGATTAAATCAAAAGAACTTATCATCTGAAAAATTAGTGGGATGTAGTTCTTTGGATGAATTCATCGGCTGCTTTTAACAGTCTATCTTTTTTTTCACCTTTCATTTTATCGTACATAGATACCATCATTGACATGCGGGGATTGGAACCAAACAACTTTCTGTTCCTGTCAATAAACCTCCAGTATAAGCCATCTACTTCATCCGACCACTTACCTTTTTTAGTGTAGTCACTCATTTTTGAAATATAGTTAGCTCCACCGATATAAGGTTTGGTCGCGAAAGTACCTCCATCAGCAAATTGACTCATACCATAAACATTGGGGACCATCACCCAATCTGATGAATCAATGAACATTTCCATAAACCACTTATACACTTCGTCGGGGTGAATCTCTGAAAGAAGCATAATGTTTCCTAACACCATTAATCTTTCAATATGATGGGTATAGGCATCGCGTACTACTCTTTTGATACTGTCATCAAGCGGGGGTACTTGAGTGGCACCTTCGTACCAGCAGGCTTTAAGCTTTCTTTTATGATTAAAAAAGTTGCCTTGCAAATTATGGGTATGGTACATTCCTCTCATAAACTCTCTCCAGCCAATTATCTGCCGCACAAAACCTTCCACACTGGGCAGATGCACATTATGTTTTTCAGCATAAGCCAAAGTTTTGTCCATTACCTCATCAGGAGTAATCAGGCCGACATTAAGATAAGGGGAGAGCACCGAATGAAACAAGAAATTTCTTTGGCGATCTATAGCATCCTCGTATGGGCCGAAATGCTGAAAGCGGTTTTCCAAAAAATCATTCAGGCGGTAAAGTGCCTGTCTTCGGGTGGTAGCCCAGTGGAAGTTTTCAGTATTTCCCGGATGATCATGAAATAGTTGATCCACGACTTCTATCACTGACTGGGTATGAGAAGTATGATCACTTTCTATTGGTGGTGGAATGCGAATATCTTTAGGAAGTTTCTTACGGTTTTCCTGATCATATGACCAGCTCCTGCCAACCGGATGAGACTCATCATCCATCAAAATATTTAGTTTTTTTCTTTGCGCCTTATAAAAAGTCTGCATGAAAGGCTTTTTTGTGTCATCCAGATAATTTTGAAAGTCCTGTATAGTATTGATAAAGCCCGGAGATGCATGCTGGGTAAACTTCAGCGCACGCTGCTGACAAAACTTCTTAATTCGCTCCTCAAAAAAATGATCTTCTATTTGGTAACTAACTATTTCTTCTATTGAAGCATACTGACTGAGCGTTTTATCTAGTTTGTCTTCATAGCTCAATTTGATATTGCTTTCGGTGAGTTTCCAGTACTGCAGAGGATGTTCTTTTTCAATTTGTTCAGCATGCGAGCGCATGGCAGAGAGAAAAAAAACCAGCTTATGCTTATGATATTTGAAGTGAGTACATAAACCCGTGTCTTCAGCCATATAGAATAATGTCTGCTTATCCAGATTCAGTACACCATGATCGGGAAATAGACAATTGCCGAGAATCAGGGCGATTTTCTTGTAAGCCATTCAATTTTTTACTTATGAATTCTGAAAACAACAAAATGTTTTACAGCAGCAAAAAATAAGCGGTTGAAATGAATGACATCACAATGATGAGCAAATACAACCAGGGTTTACGAAGAATAATAGAAACTACACCAAAAGAAACGATCAGGCCATAGATTGTGATAAAACGCAATACAAACTTTGCGTAAGCCTCGGCAGACGTTTTAAAAAAGGGCTGATCATCACCAAACATATACTTGTCCTGTATATACTGAGTAGATGCATTTTGTACTGTGAGGTATTCGTTGATCATGTAAATAAGCATGACCGATACTAGTATTATAGCTATTAGAAGAGCAGTAAACAGAATTCTGACTGTTTTATTTTTTTCTTGCAAAGACTTGTCAGTGTATTGCTCAGCGTATTTCTGTCGGGTATGATGATGTTCAATATCCAATGAATTGTTATTCATATTAAACTACAATCAACATATAATTATCACAACCTTTAAATTCTTAACATAACAGAAAAAGTCAAAACACTAATTCCTTGTTATAGTTGTATTACTAAAGAATTAAACTTTTTTAAACTAAAAATAAAAGGATTTTTATGGATAAGTTAAGAGAACAGAAGGAGTATGATGGCAACCCGGTTGGGTTAGATAAAGATGTAGCAAAAGAAATAGCAGAGCAGTTAGACCGCCATCTGGCCTCTTTCATGACACTCTATCATCAATATCA
Proteins encoded:
- a CDS encoding MATE family efflux transporter; the protein is MKFFHTDSQKDTLISLLKLSGPIVLANILQTAYQLIDTFWLGRLGANAVAAVSLSFPVLFLIISLGIGLTLGGSIMVAQYKGMENQRMVDYSSAQTFFVLFFISILLALLGYFISKPLMIIIGAKGEVLTEAVSYFKVSSIGFIFLFLFFVFQSLMRGIGNVVIPTYVVLSTVILNLFLDPLFIYGWGPLPPMGVSGAAMASVLTQGLSALMGILILSNGKFGIQLHWSDFKFNLNWSKELIRIGIPSSLEMSTRALGLTMLVTLVTGFGSIVVASYGIGARILSFVIIPALGLSAATTTLVGQYVGANRINKADDVGILSVKVAFFGLTIVGFVLFLIAKPLTAFFVPGETQVIENGALFIKIMAPSFGLLGIQQVINGVFNGAGFTLASLLVSILSLWIIRFPLAYLLSHNTELSYDGIWWAFPVSNLIAAIFAFVWFKRGDWKKRKKVSVDF
- a CDS encoding OmpA family protein; translated protein: MKYWIFSAFVLVCIHVNAQNELEKLPINSQANEQNPILSPDGQTLYFVRQNHAENEGKSRDSGDIWSSQKQADGSWSEPKNERALNNQFFNSIVGFAEGGNKVYLVGHYLDNDKKPMTQGVSYARKEGGSWSKPKALKIPYFYTKSEHLSASLHSSGQIMVLTLQSYDTKGAEDLYVLFRQGDGSWSEPKNLGSDINTPYQEMTPYLAPDGKTLFFASNGYEGFGSRDIFMSVRLGEGWNKWSNPKNLGARVNTEGTELYYYLPTESEYAYLSSTQNSDGLGDLNRVRVIPEEVEMLEEVADIPEIPEEDVTIEDEPEEVATTEVATSEAEEEEDTNLVEFRGQVMNQKTGEIINAEIILTSLKNDFSLNQSSSVDDDGFFTVNLVAEQDYEVSVEADGFIRKKDKILLSQKAPIDNSDIIVRNFSLSPIEVGTTVNLENVLFDRGTSEMLSGSSETLDEVVEFLNENPNVVIEVSGHTDNRGRPDLNLILSQERAEAVKRYLVEQGIKSERIQEKGYGGTKPIASNAIEEERQKNRRVEFTILEK
- the hisE gene encoding phosphoribosyl-ATP diphosphatase, which translates into the protein MRNNKLTEKNLAFINQLLEIINSRHQDALSNKDTPSYTASLFLKGINKIAQKVGEEAVELVIEAKDDNAELFKNEAADLLFHYLVLLEAKGFSLVDIIEVLEERHK
- the hisF gene encoding imidazole glycerol phosphate synthase subunit HisF — its product is MLSKRIIPCLDVKDGRTVKGVNFVELRDAGDPVELAKIYAEEGADELVFLDITATVEKRKTLVELVRKVAEQVNIPFTVGGGISSVEDVAAMLNAGADKVSVNSAAVKRPELVNELAANFGNQCIVVAIDTRFVDGKHVVHTHGGRTPTSLETFAWAHEVQERGAGEILLTSMDHDGTKAGFANALTGQLSSELSIPIIASGGAGTKAHFVDVFTLGRADAALAASIFHYKEIPVPELKNYLVGHQIPMRLTV
- the hisA gene encoding 1-(5-phosphoribosyl)-5-[(5-phosphoribosylamino)methylideneamino]imidazole-4-carboxamide isomerase, with product MEIIPAIDIIDGKCVRLTQGDYAQKKEYHTNPLEVAKKFEDHGIKRLHLVDLDGAKAKKVINYPVLEQITRHTSLKVDFGGGVQSDADLKIVFEMGAQQVTGGSIAIREPETFISWLKNYGADKIILGADAKDRKIAIGGWQESTTNDILEFIKDYHEQGVEYVICTDVAKDGVLQGTSIELYEEILAVAPKVKLIASGGVSGIEDLHRLKEISVHGVIIGKAIYEGHISLKDLKPFL
- the hisH gene encoding imidazole glycerol phosphate synthase subunit HisH translates to MKIAIIKYNAGNVQSVIYALQRFGIEPVLTDDTEYIQHADKVIFPGQGEASSAIRYLKSKKLDELIVNLKQPVLGICIGLQLMCSHSEEGNTPCLGIFKEKVKKFPPKDKVPHIGWNTLETKKGMLLENLRDDAYLYYVHSYYAEVGDDTVGETNYILPFSAVMEKDNFYAIQAHPEKSGKDGEVILKNFLAL
- a CDS encoding cryptochrome/photolyase family protein; the encoded protein is MAYKKIALILGNCLFPDHGVLNLDKQTLFYMAEDTGLCTHFKYHKHKLVFFLSAMRSHAEQIEKEHPLQYWKLTESNIKLSYEDKLDKTLSQYASIEEIVSYQIEDHFFEERIKKFCQQRALKFTQHASPGFINTIQDFQNYLDDTKKPFMQTFYKAQRKKLNILMDDESHPVGRSWSYDQENRKKLPKDIRIPPPIESDHTSHTQSVIEVVDQLFHDHPGNTENFHWATTRRQALYRLNDFLENRFQHFGPYEDAIDRQRNFLFHSVLSPYLNVGLITPDEVMDKTLAYAEKHNVHLPSVEGFVRQIIGWREFMRGMYHTHNLQGNFFNHKRKLKACWYEGATQVPPLDDSIKRVVRDAYTHHIERLMVLGNIMLLSEIHPDEVYKWFMEMFIDSSDWVMVPNVYGMSQFADGGTFATKPYIGGANYISKMSDYTKKGKWSDEVDGLYWRFIDRNRKLFGSNPRMSMMVSMYDKMKGEKKDRLLKAADEFIQRTTSH